In Gossypium arboreum isolate Shixiya-1 chromosome 6, ASM2569848v2, whole genome shotgun sequence, the following are encoded in one genomic region:
- the LOC108484037 gene encoding endoribonuclease YBEY, chloroplastic yields MLPRSSFLLRSLLLPPSSAMAFAISRAAATLSLERSPATFSISRPSFNISPTRCTARFAVPSSSKSSLFGRRFHALCREDGRRLSKPMRIVSGSNKEYRKMRRRPGKSKEKQLELSVSICIEEELPDDPEISSIAELLRLNVPMAMKLAFDRITDSNYKTRDTSIRDLGGFDSVELSVLLCNDEFIRKLNKEWRDEDHSTDVLSMSEHIPELNLPVLMLGDIVISIETAARQAEERGHTLIDEIRILMVHGLLHLLGFDHEINENAEEEMEEEEEFVLKSLGWKGKGLIRSAYDAETNANLHMENSNGSLLKDKKKEGSLRFYKPKFKYIFCDMDGTLLNSKSQVSLTNARALKEASSRGLKIVIATGKARPAAISVLQMVDLAGKDGIISEHSPGVFLQGLLVYGINGQEIFKRNLDPNVCREAGHYSLEHKVPLVAFCQDCCLTLFNHPLVDTLHTVYHEPKAEIMPSVEHLVTAADIQKLIFFDTAEGIATNLRPYWSEATKDHASVVQAVSDMLEIVPFGTSKGSGVKLLLDHLGVSSKEIMAIGDGENDMEMLELASLGVALSNGSDKTKAVADVIGVSNDEDGVADAIYRYAF; encoded by the exons ATGCTCCCTCGTTCCTCTTTTCTCCTCCGTTCTCTCCTCCTTCCCCCCTCTTCCGCCATGGCCTTTGCTATTTCACGCGCCGCCGCCACTTTATCGCTTGAACGCTCCCCAGCTACCTTCTCCATCTCCCGCCCTTCTTTCAATATATCTCCCACGCGCTGCACGGCTCGTTTCGCTGTCCCTTCCTCGTCGAAATCTTCTCTCTTTGGCCGGAGATTCCACGCTTTGTGCCGAGAAGATGGGAGGAGGCTATCGAAGCCAATGCGAATCGTCTCGGGTTCGAATAAGGAGTATCGTAAGATGAGAAGAAGGCCGGGGAAGAGTAAAGAGAAGCAGTTGGAGCTCAGTGTTAGCATTTGCATTGAAGAAGAGTTACCTGATGATCCAGAAATTTCG AGCATTGCGGAGTTACTTCGTCTTAATGTGCCAATGGCGATGAAGTTAGCTTTTGACCGTATAACGGATTCAAATTATAAAACAAGAGATACTTCGATTCGAGATTTAGGTGGTTTTGACAGCGTGGAGTTGTCTGTACTCCTTTGTAATGATGAGTTCATACGGAAACTAAATAAGGAATGGAGGGATGAAGACCATTCTACCGATGTCCTTTCCATGTCCGAACATATTCCTGAACTTAATCTTCCTGTT CTTATGTTGGGTGATATTGTTATTTCCATTGAGACTGCTGCAAGGCAAGCAGAAGAAAGAGGGCACACGCTTATTGATGAAATACGCATCCTTATG GTTCATGGGTTGCTGCATCTGTTGGGTTTTGATCATGAAATCAATGAAAATGCTGAGGAAGAAATGGAGGAAGAGGAGGAATTTGTTTTGAAGAGTCTTGGATGGAAGGGAAAAGGACTAATACGCAGTGCATATGATGCTGAAACTAATGCAAACCTTCATATGGAAAATTCAAACG GTAGTTTGTTAAAAGACAAGAAGAAAGAAGGTAGTCTTCGATTCTACAAACCAAAGTTCAAATACATCTTCTGTGATATGGATG GCACACTGCTGAACAGCAAAAGTCAAGTTTCTTTGACCAATGCAAGAGCTTTGAAAGAGGCATCATCGAGAGGCTTAAAAATTGTGATAGCCACTGGAAAA GCGCGTCCTGCTGCAATAAGTGTTCTGCAGATGGTTGATTTAGCTGGAAAAGATGGCATCATTTCTGAGCATTCTCCTGGGGTTTTCTTACAG gGATTGCTGGTTTATGGTATAAATGGTCAAGAAATTTTTAAAAGGAATTTAGATCCAAATGTTTGCAGAGAG GCTGGCCATTACTCTTTGGAACATAAGGTTCCTCTGGTTGCATTTTGCCAGGATTGCTGTTTAACCTTATTTAATCACCCTCTCGTTGACACGCTACATACTGTATATCATGAACCAAAG GCAGAGATCATGCCTTCAGTTGAGCATCTGGTGACTGCTGCCGACATACAG AAGCTGATCTTTTTTGACACTGCTGAGGGAATAGCAACTAATTTGCGTCCATACTGGTCGGAAGCAACAAAAGATCATGCTAGTGTTGTCCAAGCTGTATCAGACATGCTTGAAATCGTTCCCTTTGGGACATCAAAGGGGAGTGGAGTAAAATTGCTACTTGATCACTTGGGTGTCAGTTCAAAGGAG ATAATGGCCATTGGTGATGGTGAAAACGACATGGAAATGCTTGAGTTAGCATCTCTAGGAGTTGCTCTCAGCAATGGATCGGATAAAACAAAAGCTGTGGCCGATGTAATAGGTGTTAGCAATGATGAAGACGGTGTAGCTGATGCTATCTACCGGTATGCCTTCTAA